One Brachyhypopomus gauderio isolate BG-103 chromosome 15, BGAUD_0.2, whole genome shotgun sequence genomic region harbors:
- the LOC143475985 gene encoding uncharacterized protein LOC143475985 isoform X1, protein MGGLMSSGRDSVGDLVPQDVLEVFFQEHHTHKGKRRRRSSISRAFNWLKGRRRKSHRSSKEAYKDLLTPGTPVPLPLLPITAVSKGEIVDRRPLQHFQENVFVESNRPRHIEDLHTEAQQGLKLLQQDENKNGVDYQDDQSVISTATSRTNDDMSFSELAMSESESTAADTISTRSSISYQSTRSGLTRQASTFRPLNEDKKQGKSKKKNRSTVVGIPRHVQKELGLDRAAWTSQFKDAQLSNGGVIISTVIPTLDGTSITSDHERVQMYLGNKENLQTVTEDESQLPSVCGYKDDLALIHHLLPNSVDPQRPGSLAVPWMTSTDGPPPSPVMYVSPEATYLSKIIPNAILPPSVDVVELSRSRSRSSVRMVSKSSLASASPATSRASSRASSRISTSRASSRMSSRISSRASSLHTANLSDSSAWSHSGSSETLVSDSSTISSSSTPRVASPGEDTDGPSSINVRYNLAAQNTSVPSKPAQVNGDTTQDTSKKPGSLSPLNHSLSVMKKSRKAPPPPNRSHSLHKRRSRDLSDAARIKAEDFIIPYSLGKATHHNVNSTPNSTTMQGKLEMKKRVCTPKAKMFRPQINGGSLTANGVVLSPAVRAMFDIPAPPTVLAPPPPPPETWAHNQRTFELLCGPGPVNFECWAQKRGLKIEPPAKKATGKVPEMLNVKNVPSVAEKSCPSDRGKDTFQGTQLTNGIKNILLPSNKKLRPYNEEAMALDRQSSTAPAKASSDVQASYGNCLSILGNTQHHPLASIHHPPPPEHLPPLRPVSPFKPPNDVLASKAQLIKPSDADISPPPHPLFPPPLPPVKEPRPSPPVEQDELDFPPPPSPFSSKSFVNMIPDLQSNASEVPSPLPAPPEETLLAPQVPPPPLQIPPPPPQVPPPPPQVPPPHVPPPPSQMPPPPPQVPLPPPQVPPPPPQVPLPPSQVPPPPPQVPPPPSQVPPPPPQVPPPPTQVPPPPTQVSLPTPQVPPPPPLPPLQLVLPPPPHELLPPPEVAPLPPPQEPPPPSQAAPSIKIPPLPQQLSLTHTRTTVTPVNIPPPPPLPVDLKKEAREVTAVKQDKQQPPQATHTVATKEEAASPMVTQSLLQMVRLRSIKSNVSQAENPPKSKLQNTPVSQEAPPKPIRRSLILMAPPPDVASLSMTESKADSQPTITVQENQGTTPALNTQLTAETQMQCTNTVKDTPHVQESKPLPISADANNQTSVTEYKPQHTSTESQDESVSARPIPQLPSHKTIPGPELPVQGIQNATPIPLTQATIAEPKDEQGTADEKMKTSEQEIQKGPSESEDKPKNTLLKSQLNVSWQKPPTLTPTSPKISPTQKLPPSALPFSSMRLQEAIRLKTTAMSSKDSQVKRLSLHSSPPPTGGNSPSSTANFIFSKSTKKVVIGAPSSPDAHTDLTKTMVSELTSASQSIRHADSPVKTVKVPPPIAKKPKAWGENTVHNSAQPETQAKIEHVQPAGQQAQPEN, encoded by the exons ATG GGGGGCCTGATGTCAAGTGGGCGTGACTCTGTCGGGGACCTGGTTCCCCAGGATGTGCTGGAGGTGTTCTTCCAGGAGCACCACACCCACAAGGGCaagaggaggaggcggagctccaTCAGCCGAGCCTTCAACTGGTTAAAGGGCCGGCGCAGGAAAAGCCACCGCTCCAGCAAAGAGGCGTATAAAGACCTGCTCACACCTGGAACACCTGTGCCTTTACCTCTGCTTCCAATCACCGCAG tcTCTAAGGGTGAGATTGTAGACCGCAGGCCCCTCCAGCACTTCCAGGAGAACGTGTTTGTTGAGAGCAATCGACCAAGACACATAGAGGATCTGCACACAGAGGCTCAGCAAGGCTTGAAGCTGCTACAGCAGGATG AGAACAAAAATGGGGTGGATTATCAGGATGACCAGAGTGTCATT TCAACAGCAACATCTCGCACCAACGACGATATGAGCTTCAGTGAGTTGGCGATGTCCGAGTCCGAGAGCACAGCTGCGGATACCATCTCAACACGTTCCAGCATCTCCTATCAGTCTACACGCTCTGGACTGACACGCCAAG CCTCCACCTTCAGACCACTGAATGAGGACAAGAAACAAGGGAAGTCCAAGAAGAAAAACAGGAGTACAGTTGTTGGAATACCTCGTCATGTGCAAAAAGAACTGG GGCTTGACCGAGCTGCGTGGACATCTCAGTTCAAGGATGCCCAACTGTCCAATGGAGGTGTGATTATATCGACTGTCATTCCCACTCTGGATGGCACTTCAATAACCTCCGACCATGAGCGGGTGCAAATGTACCTGGGGAACAAGGAGAACCTGCAAACTGTAACTGAAGATGAATCACAGCTCCCTTCAGTCTGTGGGTATAAGGATGACCTGGCCCTCATCCACCATCTTTTACCAAACTCTGTGGATCCACAGAGGCCAGGATCTCTGGCTGTTCCCTGGATGACTTCAACAGATGGACCACCACCTAGCCCAGTGATGTATGTCTCACCTGAGGCCACTTATCTGTCCAAGATCATTCCCAATGCTATTCTGCCTCCCTCAGTGGACGTGGTCGAGCTCAGTCGTAGTAGAAGTCGCAGCAGTGTGCGTATGGTGAGCAAGAGCAGTCTGGCGTCAGCCAGCCCAGCAACCTCACGGGCCTCCTCACGGGCCTCTTCGCGAATCTCCACTTCCCGAGCGTCCTCCCGAATGTCTTCCCGGATCTCCTCCCGGGCTTCCTCCCTTCACACAGCCAACCTTTCAGATAGCTCTGCTTGGAGCCACTCAGGCTCATCTGAAACTCTGGTCTCTGACTCATCCACCATTTCCAGCAGCAGCACTCCAAGAGTGGCCAGCCCAGGGGAGGACACTGATGGACCTTCCAGTATCAATGTCAGATATAATCTTGCTGCTCAAAATACAAGTGTCCCTTCTAAACCCGCTCAAGTGAATGGTGACACTACACAAGACACCTCTAAGAAGCCAGGATCCTTGAGTCCTCTTAATCACAGCCTGTCTGTAATGAAAAAGAGCAGGAAAGCCCCACCTCCCCCGAATCGCTCACATTCACTGCACAAGCGACGTTCTCGGGACCTTTCAGATGCTGCAAGAATCAAAGCTGAGGATTTCATAATTCCCTACTCTCTTGGCAAAGCAACACACCATAATGTCAATAGTACCCCAAATTCAACAACAATGCAAGGTAAGCTAGAGATGAAAAAACGTGTTTGTACTCCCAAAGCCAAAATGTTTCGTCCACAGATAAATGGGGGAAGTCTTACTGCTAATGGTGTGGTTTTATCTCCAGCTGTCAGAGCTATGTTTGATATCCCAGCTCCACCCACAGTTCTagctcccccacccccccctcctgaGACTTGGGCACATAATCAACGCACCTTTGAACTACTTTGTGGTCCTGGACCTGTCAATTTTGAATGCTGGGCCCAAAAGCGGGGTCTGAAGATTGAACCGCCAGCCAAAAAAGCTACAGGAAAAGTGCCAGAGATGCTCAATGTTAAGAACGTACCATCAGTTGCAGAGAAGTCTTGTCCATCTGACCGAGGCAAAGACACTTTTCAGGGAACCCAATTAACAAACGGAATTAAGAATATCCTTTTACCATCTAACAAGAAACTACGACCTTACAATGAGGAAGCCATGGCCCTAGACAGGCAATCCAGTACTGCTCCTGCAAAGGCATCCTCTGATGTACAGGCTTCTTATGGGAATTGTCTATCCATACTGGGGAATACCCAACATCATCCATTGGCTTCCATCCatcatccacctccacctgaacatCTGCCTCCACTGCGACCTGTAAGCCCATTTAAACCCCCAAATGATGTCCTTGCCTCAAAAGCTCAATTGATAAAACCTTCTGATGCAGACATATCTCCACCTCCACATCCTTTGTTcccacctcctctgcctcctGTGAAGGAACCTCGTCCTTCTCCTCCAGTTGAGCAGGATGAACTTGATtttcctcctccaccttcaccctTTTCTTCCAAGTCATTTGTAAACATGATTCCAGACCTGCAGTCTAATGCATCAGAGGTACCTTCTCCATTACCAGCTCCTCCAGAAGAAACCCTGCTTGCCCCACAAGTGCCCCCACCTCCCCTACAAATACCCCCGCCTCCTCCACAAGtgcctccacctcccccacaagTGCCTCCACCTCATGtgcccccacctccctcacaaatgcccccacctcctccacaagtgcccctccctcctccacaagtgcccccacctcctccacaagTGCCCCTGCCTCCCTCACAAgtgcctccacctcctccacaagtgcctccacctccctcacaagtgcccccacctcctccacaagtgcccccacctcccacacaagtgcctccacctcccacacaaGTGTCCTTGCCTACCCCACAAgtacccccacctcccccactaccCCCTCTTCAACTAGTACTTCCACCTCCCCCACATGAACTCTTGCCTCCACCCGAAgtagctcctcttcctcctccacagGAACCCCCACCTCCTTCACAGGCAGCACCTTCAATAAAAATCCCACCTCTTCCACAACAATTATCCTTAACACACACTCGTACTACTGTTACACCAGTAAATATTCCTCCACCGCCCCCATTACCCGTAGACCTGAAAAAAGAAGCCAGAGAAGTTACAGCTGTCAAACAGGACAAACAGCAGCCTCCACAGGCCACCCACACTGTTGCAACAAAAGAAGAGGCTGCTTCCCCTATGGTCACACAATCACTGTTACAGATGGTTCGGCTCAGGTCAATCAAGTCCAATGTGAGCCAGGCTGAAAATCCTCCCAAATCCAAGTTACAGAACACACCTGTCAGTCAAGAGGCACCTCCAAAGCCAATCAGAAGGTCTCTGATTTTAATGGCACCTCCTCCTGATGTTGCTTCTCTGTCTATGACTGAGTCAAAAGCCGACTCTCAACCCACTATCACTGTGCAAGAGAATCAAGGCACTACCCCAGCATTAAACACCCAACTCACAGCGGAAACACAGATGCAGTGCACTAACACAGTGAAAGATACGCCACATGTGCAAGAATCAAAACCTTTACCCATCAGTGCTGATGCAAACAACCAAACTAGTGTCACAGAATATAAACCTCAACATACAAGCACTGAATCACAAGATGAGTCAGTCAGTGCTAGACCAATACCCCAGTTACCCTCCCACAAAACCATTCCTGGTCCTGAACTCCCTGTGCAGGGAatccaaaatgcaacacctaTACCACTTACGCAGGCAACCATTGCTGAACCAAAGGATGAACAAGGAACTGCTGATGAAAAGATGAAGACTAGTGAGCAAGAAATCCAGAAGGGTCCCAGTGAATCAGAGGACAAACCTAAAAACACCCTACTGAAATCACAACTTAATGTCTCATGGCAAAAGCCCCCAACTTTAACCCCCACGTCTCCCAAAATTTCTCCCACTCAAAAGTTGCCTCCATCTGCACTTCCATTTTCCTCAATGCGGCTCCAGGAGGCCATTCGTCTGAAGACCACCGCCATGTCCTCCAAAGACAGCCAGGTGAAGCGTCTAAGCCTGCATTCCTCTCCACCACCAACAGGGGGCAACTCGCCTTCATCTACAGCAAACTTTATCTTCTCCAAAAGCACAAAGAAGGTTGTCATAGGTGCGCCTTCATCCCCAGATGCCCATACAGATCTGACGAAAACAATGGTGTCTGAGTTGACTTCAGCTTCCCAATCAATCAGGCATGCTGACTCACCAGTCAAAACTGTTAAAGTTCCCCCTCCTATTGCAAAGAAACCCAAAGCCTGGGGTGAGAATACTGTCCATAACTCTGCACAGCCTGAGACACAGGCTAAGATTGAGCATGTGCAACCTGCTGGTCAGCAAGCACAACCAGAAAACTGA
- the LOC143475985 gene encoding uncharacterized protein LOC143475985 isoform X2: MSSGRDSVGDLVPQDVLEVFFQEHHTHKGKRRRRSSISRAFNWLKGRRRKSHRSSKEAYKDLLTPGTPVPLPLLPITAVSKGEIVDRRPLQHFQENVFVESNRPRHIEDLHTEAQQGLKLLQQDENKNGVDYQDDQSVISTATSRTNDDMSFSELAMSESESTAADTISTRSSISYQSTRSGLTRQASTFRPLNEDKKQGKSKKKNRSTVVGIPRHVQKELGLDRAAWTSQFKDAQLSNGGVIISTVIPTLDGTSITSDHERVQMYLGNKENLQTVTEDESQLPSVCGYKDDLALIHHLLPNSVDPQRPGSLAVPWMTSTDGPPPSPVMYVSPEATYLSKIIPNAILPPSVDVVELSRSRSRSSVRMVSKSSLASASPATSRASSRASSRISTSRASSRMSSRISSRASSLHTANLSDSSAWSHSGSSETLVSDSSTISSSSTPRVASPGEDTDGPSSINVRYNLAAQNTSVPSKPAQVNGDTTQDTSKKPGSLSPLNHSLSVMKKSRKAPPPPNRSHSLHKRRSRDLSDAARIKAEDFIIPYSLGKATHHNVNSTPNSTTMQGKLEMKKRVCTPKAKMFRPQINGGSLTANGVVLSPAVRAMFDIPAPPTVLAPPPPPPETWAHNQRTFELLCGPGPVNFECWAQKRGLKIEPPAKKATGKVPEMLNVKNVPSVAEKSCPSDRGKDTFQGTQLTNGIKNILLPSNKKLRPYNEEAMALDRQSSTAPAKASSDVQASYGNCLSILGNTQHHPLASIHHPPPPEHLPPLRPVSPFKPPNDVLASKAQLIKPSDADISPPPHPLFPPPLPPVKEPRPSPPVEQDELDFPPPPSPFSSKSFVNMIPDLQSNASEVPSPLPAPPEETLLAPQVPPPPLQIPPPPPQVPPPPPQVPPPHVPPPPSQMPPPPPQVPLPPPQVPPPPPQVPLPPSQVPPPPPQVPPPPSQVPPPPPQVPPPPTQVPPPPTQVSLPTPQVPPPPPLPPLQLVLPPPPHELLPPPEVAPLPPPQEPPPPSQAAPSIKIPPLPQQLSLTHTRTTVTPVNIPPPPPLPVDLKKEAREVTAVKQDKQQPPQATHTVATKEEAASPMVTQSLLQMVRLRSIKSNVSQAENPPKSKLQNTPVSQEAPPKPIRRSLILMAPPPDVASLSMTESKADSQPTITVQENQGTTPALNTQLTAETQMQCTNTVKDTPHVQESKPLPISADANNQTSVTEYKPQHTSTESQDESVSARPIPQLPSHKTIPGPELPVQGIQNATPIPLTQATIAEPKDEQGTADEKMKTSEQEIQKGPSESEDKPKNTLLKSQLNVSWQKPPTLTPTSPKISPTQKLPPSALPFSSMRLQEAIRLKTTAMSSKDSQVKRLSLHSSPPPTGGNSPSSTANFIFSKSTKKVVIGAPSSPDAHTDLTKTMVSELTSASQSIRHADSPVKTVKVPPPIAKKPKAWGENTVHNSAQPETQAKIEHVQPAGQQAQPEN, from the exons ATGTCAAGTGGGCGTGACTCTGTCGGGGACCTGGTTCCCCAGGATGTGCTGGAGGTGTTCTTCCAGGAGCACCACACCCACAAGGGCaagaggaggaggcggagctccaTCAGCCGAGCCTTCAACTGGTTAAAGGGCCGGCGCAGGAAAAGCCACCGCTCCAGCAAAGAGGCGTATAAAGACCTGCTCACACCTGGAACACCTGTGCCTTTACCTCTGCTTCCAATCACCGCAG tcTCTAAGGGTGAGATTGTAGACCGCAGGCCCCTCCAGCACTTCCAGGAGAACGTGTTTGTTGAGAGCAATCGACCAAGACACATAGAGGATCTGCACACAGAGGCTCAGCAAGGCTTGAAGCTGCTACAGCAGGATG AGAACAAAAATGGGGTGGATTATCAGGATGACCAGAGTGTCATT TCAACAGCAACATCTCGCACCAACGACGATATGAGCTTCAGTGAGTTGGCGATGTCCGAGTCCGAGAGCACAGCTGCGGATACCATCTCAACACGTTCCAGCATCTCCTATCAGTCTACACGCTCTGGACTGACACGCCAAG CCTCCACCTTCAGACCACTGAATGAGGACAAGAAACAAGGGAAGTCCAAGAAGAAAAACAGGAGTACAGTTGTTGGAATACCTCGTCATGTGCAAAAAGAACTGG GGCTTGACCGAGCTGCGTGGACATCTCAGTTCAAGGATGCCCAACTGTCCAATGGAGGTGTGATTATATCGACTGTCATTCCCACTCTGGATGGCACTTCAATAACCTCCGACCATGAGCGGGTGCAAATGTACCTGGGGAACAAGGAGAACCTGCAAACTGTAACTGAAGATGAATCACAGCTCCCTTCAGTCTGTGGGTATAAGGATGACCTGGCCCTCATCCACCATCTTTTACCAAACTCTGTGGATCCACAGAGGCCAGGATCTCTGGCTGTTCCCTGGATGACTTCAACAGATGGACCACCACCTAGCCCAGTGATGTATGTCTCACCTGAGGCCACTTATCTGTCCAAGATCATTCCCAATGCTATTCTGCCTCCCTCAGTGGACGTGGTCGAGCTCAGTCGTAGTAGAAGTCGCAGCAGTGTGCGTATGGTGAGCAAGAGCAGTCTGGCGTCAGCCAGCCCAGCAACCTCACGGGCCTCCTCACGGGCCTCTTCGCGAATCTCCACTTCCCGAGCGTCCTCCCGAATGTCTTCCCGGATCTCCTCCCGGGCTTCCTCCCTTCACACAGCCAACCTTTCAGATAGCTCTGCTTGGAGCCACTCAGGCTCATCTGAAACTCTGGTCTCTGACTCATCCACCATTTCCAGCAGCAGCACTCCAAGAGTGGCCAGCCCAGGGGAGGACACTGATGGACCTTCCAGTATCAATGTCAGATATAATCTTGCTGCTCAAAATACAAGTGTCCCTTCTAAACCCGCTCAAGTGAATGGTGACACTACACAAGACACCTCTAAGAAGCCAGGATCCTTGAGTCCTCTTAATCACAGCCTGTCTGTAATGAAAAAGAGCAGGAAAGCCCCACCTCCCCCGAATCGCTCACATTCACTGCACAAGCGACGTTCTCGGGACCTTTCAGATGCTGCAAGAATCAAAGCTGAGGATTTCATAATTCCCTACTCTCTTGGCAAAGCAACACACCATAATGTCAATAGTACCCCAAATTCAACAACAATGCAAGGTAAGCTAGAGATGAAAAAACGTGTTTGTACTCCCAAAGCCAAAATGTTTCGTCCACAGATAAATGGGGGAAGTCTTACTGCTAATGGTGTGGTTTTATCTCCAGCTGTCAGAGCTATGTTTGATATCCCAGCTCCACCCACAGTTCTagctcccccacccccccctcctgaGACTTGGGCACATAATCAACGCACCTTTGAACTACTTTGTGGTCCTGGACCTGTCAATTTTGAATGCTGGGCCCAAAAGCGGGGTCTGAAGATTGAACCGCCAGCCAAAAAAGCTACAGGAAAAGTGCCAGAGATGCTCAATGTTAAGAACGTACCATCAGTTGCAGAGAAGTCTTGTCCATCTGACCGAGGCAAAGACACTTTTCAGGGAACCCAATTAACAAACGGAATTAAGAATATCCTTTTACCATCTAACAAGAAACTACGACCTTACAATGAGGAAGCCATGGCCCTAGACAGGCAATCCAGTACTGCTCCTGCAAAGGCATCCTCTGATGTACAGGCTTCTTATGGGAATTGTCTATCCATACTGGGGAATACCCAACATCATCCATTGGCTTCCATCCatcatccacctccacctgaacatCTGCCTCCACTGCGACCTGTAAGCCCATTTAAACCCCCAAATGATGTCCTTGCCTCAAAAGCTCAATTGATAAAACCTTCTGATGCAGACATATCTCCACCTCCACATCCTTTGTTcccacctcctctgcctcctGTGAAGGAACCTCGTCCTTCTCCTCCAGTTGAGCAGGATGAACTTGATtttcctcctccaccttcaccctTTTCTTCCAAGTCATTTGTAAACATGATTCCAGACCTGCAGTCTAATGCATCAGAGGTACCTTCTCCATTACCAGCTCCTCCAGAAGAAACCCTGCTTGCCCCACAAGTGCCCCCACCTCCCCTACAAATACCCCCGCCTCCTCCACAAGtgcctccacctcccccacaagTGCCTCCACCTCATGtgcccccacctccctcacaaatgcccccacctcctccacaagtgcccctccctcctccacaagtgcccccacctcctccacaagTGCCCCTGCCTCCCTCACAAgtgcctccacctcctccacaagtgcctccacctccctcacaagtgcccccacctcctccacaagtgcccccacctcccacacaagtgcctccacctcccacacaaGTGTCCTTGCCTACCCCACAAgtacccccacctcccccactaccCCCTCTTCAACTAGTACTTCCACCTCCCCCACATGAACTCTTGCCTCCACCCGAAgtagctcctcttcctcctccacagGAACCCCCACCTCCTTCACAGGCAGCACCTTCAATAAAAATCCCACCTCTTCCACAACAATTATCCTTAACACACACTCGTACTACTGTTACACCAGTAAATATTCCTCCACCGCCCCCATTACCCGTAGACCTGAAAAAAGAAGCCAGAGAAGTTACAGCTGTCAAACAGGACAAACAGCAGCCTCCACAGGCCACCCACACTGTTGCAACAAAAGAAGAGGCTGCTTCCCCTATGGTCACACAATCACTGTTACAGATGGTTCGGCTCAGGTCAATCAAGTCCAATGTGAGCCAGGCTGAAAATCCTCCCAAATCCAAGTTACAGAACACACCTGTCAGTCAAGAGGCACCTCCAAAGCCAATCAGAAGGTCTCTGATTTTAATGGCACCTCCTCCTGATGTTGCTTCTCTGTCTATGACTGAGTCAAAAGCCGACTCTCAACCCACTATCACTGTGCAAGAGAATCAAGGCACTACCCCAGCATTAAACACCCAACTCACAGCGGAAACACAGATGCAGTGCACTAACACAGTGAAAGATACGCCACATGTGCAAGAATCAAAACCTTTACCCATCAGTGCTGATGCAAACAACCAAACTAGTGTCACAGAATATAAACCTCAACATACAAGCACTGAATCACAAGATGAGTCAGTCAGTGCTAGACCAATACCCCAGTTACCCTCCCACAAAACCATTCCTGGTCCTGAACTCCCTGTGCAGGGAatccaaaatgcaacacctaTACCACTTACGCAGGCAACCATTGCTGAACCAAAGGATGAACAAGGAACTGCTGATGAAAAGATGAAGACTAGTGAGCAAGAAATCCAGAAGGGTCCCAGTGAATCAGAGGACAAACCTAAAAACACCCTACTGAAATCACAACTTAATGTCTCATGGCAAAAGCCCCCAACTTTAACCCCCACGTCTCCCAAAATTTCTCCCACTCAAAAGTTGCCTCCATCTGCACTTCCATTTTCCTCAATGCGGCTCCAGGAGGCCATTCGTCTGAAGACCACCGCCATGTCCTCCAAAGACAGCCAGGTGAAGCGTCTAAGCCTGCATTCCTCTCCACCACCAACAGGGGGCAACTCGCCTTCATCTACAGCAAACTTTATCTTCTCCAAAAGCACAAAGAAGGTTGTCATAGGTGCGCCTTCATCCCCAGATGCCCATACAGATCTGACGAAAACAATGGTGTCTGAGTTGACTTCAGCTTCCCAATCAATCAGGCATGCTGACTCACCAGTCAAAACTGTTAAAGTTCCCCCTCCTATTGCAAAGAAACCCAAAGCCTGGGGTGAGAATACTGTCCATAACTCTGCACAGCCTGAGACACAGGCTAAGATTGAGCATGTGCAACCTGCTGGTCAGCAAGCACAACCAGAAAACTGA